A region from the Thermanaeromonas toyohensis ToBE genome encodes:
- the sdhC gene encoding succinate dehydrogenase, cytochrome b556 subunit: MQRYHNRLGIKGWIYGGRYSLERYLYTLHRITGLGLILYLFLHIYVTAARLYGASAWEKTMALLSGPAFKLGEYILMAGAIFHAANGLRLIIIELGMCIGKPQRQEYPYVSSIKRQRPLMILLMLITILLLLISGLDFFII; this comes from the coding sequence ATGCAACGTTACCATAACCGTCTGGGGATAAAAGGATGGATTTATGGAGGCCGCTATAGCCTAGAACGTTACCTTTACACCCTGCACCGTATAACCGGCCTAGGCCTCATCCTCTACCTCTTTTTGCATATCTACGTAACTGCGGCACGTCTTTATGGAGCCAGTGCCTGGGAGAAGACCATGGCTCTCCTTTCAGGGCCAGCCTTTAAACTGGGCGAATATATACTCATGGCAGGGGCCATATTCCATGCGGCCAATGGCCTGCGCCTTATTATCATCGAACTAGGGATGTGTATAGGCAAACCCCAGCGCCAGGAATATCCCTATGTTTCTTCTATAAAAAGACAACGCCCTCTTATGATTTTACTTATGCTTATCACGATCCTCCTTCTACTAATAAGCGGACTCGACTTCTTTATAATTTAA
- a CDS encoding succinate dehydrogenase/fumarate reductase iron-sulfur subunit, with translation MSTFKIQRYNPEKGAKPYMQTYQVPIKPGMSVLDCLFYIKENLDATLSFRASCRMGICGSCAMYINGLPRLACETQVRSLHTDTIEIKPLPNYEIIKDLVVDLTPLFYKHQKVKPWIITSDPLELDRPTKEYYQSPAQLESYLQFAYCLKCGICLSACPTVATDEEFLGPQALAQAFRYSSDNRDNGFKERISVVDTLHGLWRCHMAGACAEVCPKGVDPALAIQLMKRQAIFGQKKEQTRLLEAPLEATTKPGIPKAPEPTVKKKTVKKK, from the coding sequence ATGTCTACCTTTAAAATCCAGAGGTACAATCCTGAAAAAGGCGCTAAACCCTACATGCAGACCTATCAAGTACCTATAAAGCCTGGCATGAGCGTTTTAGACTGCCTTTTTTACATTAAAGAAAACCTTGATGCTACTTTAAGCTTTCGAGCTTCCTGCCGTATGGGTATTTGTGGTTCATGCGCCATGTACATCAACGGCCTACCGAGGCTGGCCTGCGAAACCCAAGTTAGGTCTTTACACACAGACACCATAGAGATAAAACCTCTGCCCAACTACGAGATTATAAAGGACCTAGTAGTAGACCTAACACCTTTATTCTATAAACACCAGAAAGTAAAACCGTGGATCATTACCTCTGATCCCTTGGAGCTCGACCGTCCTACCAAGGAATACTATCAATCTCCGGCCCAGCTTGAGAGCTACTTACAATTCGCCTACTGCTTAAAATGCGGTATATGCCTTTCTGCCTGTCCAACAGTAGCCACCGACGAGGAATTTTTAGGGCCACAAGCCCTGGCCCAAGCCTTCCGGTACAGCTCCGACAACAGGGATAACGGCTTTAAGGAACGTATCTCCGTAGTGGATACCCTACATGGCCTCTGGCGTTGCCATATGGCTGGCGCCTGCGCCGAAGTTTGCCCCAAAGGAGTAGACCCTGCCCTAGCTATACAACTTATGAAACGCCAGGCTATTTTCGGTCAGAAAAAAGAGCAGACCAGGCTATTAGAAGCTCCACTGGAAGCAACCACTAAACCCGGTATACCTAAAGCCCCAGAACCCACTGTAAAAAAGAAGACTGTAAAAAAGAAGTAA
- a CDS encoding fumarate hydratase, whose protein sequence is MKEIHVSQIADTVERLCIEACTVLSEDWWQAMDKAIAKEESPLGREILELLKENARLAASTSEAICQDTGIAVVFLEIGQDVHITGGSLYEAINEGVRKGYTRGYLRKSVVKDPLIRQNTGDNTPAIIHTEIVPGSNLKITVAPKGIGSENTSALKMLKPADGKEGIIRYVLEVVEQAGPNPCPPIIVGIGLGGNFEKAALLAKKALLRPLGERHPAPHISELEEELLKRINATGIGPQGLGGRITALDVHIETYPTHIGGLPVAVNIQCHAARHAEAIL, encoded by the coding sequence ATGAAAGAGATACACGTAAGCCAGATAGCCGACACAGTAGAGCGCCTCTGTATAGAAGCTTGCACCGTTTTAAGCGAAGACTGGTGGCAGGCTATGGACAAGGCAATAGCTAAAGAAGAGTCACCTTTGGGCCGAGAGATTTTGGAGCTTCTTAAGGAGAACGCTAGGCTGGCAGCTTCTACTAGTGAGGCCATTTGCCAGGACACGGGTATAGCCGTAGTCTTTCTAGAGATAGGGCAAGATGTACACATAACCGGGGGAAGCCTATATGAAGCCATAAACGAAGGAGTACGTAAGGGGTACACCCGTGGCTACCTCCGGAAGTCAGTGGTGAAAGACCCCTTAATCCGGCAAAATACAGGTGACAACACCCCTGCCATAATCCACACAGAAATAGTTCCTGGCTCTAATCTAAAAATAACTGTAGCCCCCAAGGGCATCGGCTCCGAAAACACCTCAGCCCTAAAAATGCTAAAGCCGGCCGACGGCAAAGAAGGTATTATCCGCTATGTACTAGAAGTAGTAGAACAAGCAGGGCCTAACCCTTGCCCGCCTATAATAGTAGGGATAGGGTTGGGAGGCAACTTTGAAAAAGCAGCCCTCTTAGCTAAAAAGGCCTTATTACGCCCTTTAGGGGAAAGACATCCTGCTCCCCATATATCTGAACTAGAAGAGGAACTCCTAAAGCGCATCAACGCTACAGGCATTGGCCCCCAAGGGCTAGGCGGCCGTATCACTGCTTTAGATGTACACATAGAGACCTATCCTACCCATATAGGGGGATTGCCGGTAGCTGTAAACATCCAATGCCATGCTGCCCGGCATGCGGAAGCTATCCTTTAG
- a CDS encoding Fe-S-containing hydro-lyase, giving the protein MKRITTPLNPEIIQELKAGERVSLSGVIYTARDAAHKRLVEAYLAGEKLPINLENQIIYYVGPCPAKPGKVIGSAGPTTSGRMDPYTPLLIRELGLKGMIGKGSRSQEVIEAMEEKGAVYFLAIGGAGALLAQKIKKAEVVAYEDLGPEAIYRLEVEDFPLIVGIDCRGNNAYLEGKARYRLDT; this is encoded by the coding sequence ATGAAAAGGATTACCACGCCTCTTAACCCTGAGATTATACAAGAACTTAAAGCTGGGGAAAGGGTAAGCCTAAGTGGCGTAATCTATACAGCCCGGGACGCGGCCCACAAAAGACTAGTGGAGGCCTATCTGGCAGGAGAGAAGCTGCCTATAAACTTAGAAAACCAAATTATCTACTACGTAGGACCCTGCCCAGCTAAACCGGGGAAAGTGATCGGTTCAGCGGGTCCCACCACCAGCGGCCGGATGGACCCCTATACCCCTCTCTTAATCCGGGAACTGGGCCTAAAGGGCATGATAGGTAAGGGCAGCCGCAGCCAGGAAGTTATTGAAGCCATGGAAGAAAAAGGGGCAGTATATTTCTTAGCTATAGGGGGTGCCGGAGCCCTTCTCGCGCAAAAAATTAAAAAAGCCGAGGTAGTGGCTTACGAAGACTTAGGCCCAGAAGCCATCTACCGGCTAGAAGTGGAAGATTTTCCCCTGATAGTCGGTATCGACTGCCGTGGTAACAACGCTTATCTTGAGGGGAAGGCACGATACAGACTAGACACCTAA
- a CDS encoding NAD(P)-dependent malic enzyme → MDLRTKALTLHKENKGKIAIQSKVAVKNREDLSLAYTPGVAEPCKEIHQNKELVWEYTSRGNLIAVVTDGSAVLGLGDIGPEAALPVMEGKCVLFKTFAGVDAFPLCLATKDVDKIVETVKLISPTIGGVNLEDISAPRCFAIEERLKKETDIPIFHDDQHGTAIVVAAALINALKVVEKKMAEVKVVINGAGAAGIAVTKLLLDMGAGDIILCDSKGALYRGRLEGMNPYKEEIAHKTNREGAKTLPEALKGADVFIGLSVGGAVTQDMVRSMAKDAIVLAMANPVPEIYPEEAKLAGAKVVGTGRSDFPNQINNVLAFPGVLRGALDVRARDINEKMKIAAAHALAALVDEERLGPDFIITDVFDSRVAPAVAAAVARAAMESGVARVKRDPKEVEENTRKIVGV, encoded by the coding sequence ATGGACCTTCGCACTAAAGCCCTAACCCTGCACAAGGAAAACAAAGGGAAAATCGCCATCCAGAGCAAAGTAGCGGTCAAAAACCGGGAAGACCTAAGCCTGGCCTACACCCCCGGAGTGGCCGAACCCTGCAAAGAGATCCACCAGAACAAAGAACTCGTATGGGAATACACCTCCCGGGGCAACCTCATAGCCGTAGTCACCGATGGAAGCGCTGTACTAGGCCTAGGAGACATAGGCCCAGAAGCCGCTTTACCTGTCATGGAAGGAAAATGCGTGCTCTTTAAAACCTTTGCTGGCGTAGACGCCTTCCCCTTGTGTCTTGCCACCAAAGACGTAGACAAAATAGTAGAGACCGTAAAGCTAATTTCCCCCACCATAGGTGGAGTTAACCTGGAAGACATATCCGCCCCCCGCTGTTTCGCCATAGAAGAGCGCCTTAAAAAAGAGACGGACATACCCATCTTCCACGACGACCAGCACGGTACAGCCATAGTAGTAGCTGCTGCCTTAATCAATGCCCTTAAAGTAGTAGAAAAAAAGATGGCTGAGGTAAAGGTTGTCATCAATGGTGCCGGCGCAGCCGGCATTGCGGTGACCAAGCTTCTTTTAGACATGGGAGCAGGGGATATAATTCTTTGCGACAGCAAGGGGGCCCTTTATAGAGGCCGACTAGAAGGGATGAACCCTTACAAAGAAGAGATAGCCCATAAGACTAACCGGGAAGGAGCCAAGACTTTGCCTGAAGCCCTAAAGGGCGCCGATGTTTTCATAGGATTATCGGTAGGTGGAGCGGTAACCCAGGATATGGTAAGGAGCATGGCCAAAGACGCTATAGTGCTGGCCATGGCCAATCCTGTTCCTGAGATATATCCTGAGGAAGCCAAGTTAGCGGGGGCCAAGGTAGTGGGGACTGGCCGTTCGGACTTTCCCAATCAGATAAACAACGTTTTAGCTTTTCCTGGGGTTTTAAGGGGGGCGCTAGATGTACGGGCACGGGACATAAATGAGAAGATGAAGATAGCTGCGGCCCATGCCCTGGCAGCCCTGGTGGACGAAGAGAGGTTGGGTCCTGATTTTATCATCACGGATGTATTTGATTCCAGGGTAGCTCCTGCTGTAGCTGCGGCGGTGGCTCGCGCGGCCATGGAGAGCGGGGTAGCACGGGTAAAGAGGGACCCCAAGGAAGTGGAAGAGAATACTAGGAAGATTGTAGGAGTTTAG
- the guaB gene encoding IMP dehydrogenase, whose protein sequence is MSEDKIIGEGLTFDDVLLVPAFSAVLPREVDVSSYFTRGVRLNIPIASAGMDTVTEARMAIAMAREGGIGVIHKNMSIERQAKEVDRVKRSEHGVITDPISLSPDHTIGEAVKIMEHYHISGVPITEKGKLVGIITNRDIRFEEDYSRPIREVMTKENLVTAPVGTTLEQAKEILRRYKIEKLPLVDENFNLKGLITIKDIEKARKYPNSAKDSKGRLLVAAAVGVSKETMERVEALVAAGVDVIVVDTAHGHSENVLRTVAAIKQKYPDLQVVGGNVATKEGALALIEAGVDAVKVGVGPGSICTTRVIAGIGVPQLTAILDCAQVARKKGVPIIADGGIKYSGDITKALAAGASTVMIGSLLAGTEESPGEIEIYQGRSFKTYRGMGSLGAMKEGSKDRYFQEEADKLVPEGIEGRVPYKGPVAETLFQLVGGLKAGMGYLGTRSIPELQEKARFIRITQAGLRESHPHDVIITKEAPNYRI, encoded by the coding sequence TTGTCAGAAGATAAGATTATCGGAGAGGGCCTTACCTTTGATGATGTCCTTTTGGTACCAGCTTTTTCGGCTGTACTCCCGCGGGAAGTGGATGTGAGCTCTTACTTCACCCGCGGGGTTAGACTCAATATTCCCATCGCTAGCGCTGGCATGGATACAGTAACGGAAGCCAGGATGGCTATTGCCATGGCCCGGGAAGGCGGGATCGGGGTTATTCATAAGAACATGTCCATTGAACGCCAGGCCAAAGAAGTGGACCGGGTTAAGAGATCCGAACATGGGGTTATAACTGACCCTATTTCCTTAAGCCCAGACCATACCATTGGCGAAGCAGTAAAGATTATGGAGCATTATCATATATCTGGTGTTCCTATTACTGAAAAGGGTAAATTAGTAGGTATTATCACTAATCGCGATATCCGGTTTGAAGAGGATTATAGCCGGCCTATAAGGGAAGTGATGACCAAAGAGAATCTGGTTACGGCACCAGTGGGGACAACCTTAGAACAGGCTAAAGAGATTTTGCGACGTTATAAGATCGAAAAATTGCCCCTGGTGGATGAAAACTTCAATCTCAAGGGGCTTATTACCATAAAGGATATTGAGAAGGCCCGCAAATACCCCAATTCGGCCAAGGATAGCAAGGGTAGGCTTCTGGTAGCTGCGGCCGTAGGGGTAAGTAAAGAAACCATGGAACGGGTAGAAGCTTTGGTGGCCGCCGGTGTAGATGTGATAGTGGTGGATACAGCCCATGGTCATTCCGAGAATGTGCTACGTACGGTGGCAGCCATAAAGCAAAAATACCCTGACTTACAAGTGGTAGGGGGAAATGTGGCTACAAAAGAAGGGGCTTTGGCCCTCATTGAAGCTGGGGTGGACGCCGTGAAGGTGGGCGTAGGGCCTGGTTCCATATGTACTACCAGAGTTATAGCGGGTATAGGTGTTCCCCAGCTTACAGCCATTTTAGATTGCGCCCAGGTGGCGCGGAAGAAAGGGGTACCCATTATCGCCGATGGTGGGATTAAGTACTCGGGTGATATTACTAAAGCCTTAGCTGCTGGGGCAAGCACAGTAATGATCGGTAGCCTTTTGGCTGGTACCGAAGAAAGCCCTGGCGAGATCGAAATTTACCAAGGCAGGAGTTTTAAAACCTACCGTGGCATGGGTTCTCTAGGAGCTATGAAGGAGGGTAGTAAGGATCGGTATTTCCAAGAGGAAGCGGATAAACTGGTGCCGGAAGGTATCGAGGGCCGGGTTCCCTATAAGGGCCCGGTAGCTGAAACTCTTTTCCAGCTTGTTGGGGGACTTAAAGCGGGTATGGGGTATTTAGGGACCCGCTCCATCCCTGAACTGCAGGAAAAGGCGCGTTTTATCCGTATAACCCAAGCTGGGCTTAGGGAAAGCCATCCACATGATGTTATAATTACTAAAGAAGCCCCTAACTACCGGATATAG
- a CDS encoding DUF362 domain-containing protein encodes MVAEVFWADMRTEKGKNLADKVERLWRRAGFDKIISNGDLVAIKIHFGERGNLAYIHPALVRRVVELIRQQGGKPFLTDTNTLYVGSRSNAVDHLETAIEHGFVYAVVGAPVIIADGLRGKDYINVPINLKRFKEVKIASAIYHADALVVLTHFKGHELASFGGTLKNLAMGCASPSGKQMMHSDVLPVVTEEKCTGCGRCQEWCPAGAITVQHKASIDPEKCIGCGECTVTCPRKAIKPNFKSEPEVLQEKMVEYAYGALKNKINKVAFFNFVMHVSPDCDCNSWNDAPIVPDVGILASYDPVALDQASLDLVNAQPVLPGSILEEKGKAGDKFLALTGYDGTRLLAYAEEIGMGSKKYNLTRV; translated from the coding sequence ATGGTAGCTGAAGTTTTCTGGGCGGATATGCGTACTGAAAAGGGCAAGAACCTAGCAGATAAAGTGGAGAGGCTTTGGCGTAGGGCGGGTTTTGATAAAATTATATCCAACGGAGATCTGGTAGCCATAAAGATCCATTTTGGGGAGAGGGGCAATCTAGCCTATATCCATCCTGCCTTGGTCCGCAGGGTAGTGGAATTAATACGCCAGCAGGGGGGCAAGCCCTTTTTAACCGATACTAATACCCTATATGTGGGTTCACGTTCCAACGCAGTTGATCATTTAGAGACAGCTATAGAACACGGTTTCGTTTATGCCGTGGTAGGCGCACCGGTCATTATTGCCGATGGACTAAGGGGAAAAGATTATATAAATGTACCTATAAACCTCAAGCGGTTTAAAGAAGTAAAGATCGCTAGCGCTATATATCATGCCGATGCTCTCGTGGTTTTAACCCATTTTAAGGGCCATGAGCTGGCTAGCTTTGGGGGGACATTAAAAAATTTAGCTATGGGGTGTGCAAGCCCCAGCGGCAAGCAGATGATGCATTCGGATGTCCTCCCTGTGGTAACGGAAGAAAAGTGCACGGGCTGTGGACGTTGCCAGGAATGGTGCCCTGCCGGGGCGATTACTGTACAGCATAAGGCTTCAATTGATCCGGAAAAGTGTATAGGTTGCGGAGAATGTACAGTAACTTGTCCCCGCAAGGCCATAAAACCAAACTTTAAGTCCGAGCCGGAAGTTTTGCAAGAGAAGATGGTGGAGTACGCTTACGGTGCCCTTAAGAATAAAATTAATAAAGTAGCTTTCTTTAATTTCGTAATGCATGTATCACCTGATTGTGACTGTAATTCCTGGAACGATGCCCCTATAGTGCCTGATGTAGGGATTTTAGCTTCCTACGATCCTGTAGCTTTAGATCAAGCTAGCCTAGACCTGGTGAACGCCCAGCCGGTTTTACCAGGAAGCATCCTAGAAGAGAAGGGAAAAGCAGGGGACAAGTTTTTGGCCCTCACTGGATATGATGGGACGAGGTTGCTTGCTTATGCAGAGGAGATAGGAATGGGGAGCAAGAAATATAATTTAACCCGTGTTTAA
- a CDS encoding PPC domain-containing DNA-binding protein, which translates to MENLYVKKWEAKPGRVLAFRLAYGCDLLKALQAMVEENDIRFGWLHFLGGVQKARVAYYLQDRKEFVTLSLEEPMEILSGSGNISLRDGKPFVHAHVTFMDKEGKAWGGHLVEGTVVFAGEVFIQELLLPAPPERVYDEVTGLSLWV; encoded by the coding sequence ATGGAGAATCTATATGTTAAGAAGTGGGAAGCTAAGCCGGGACGTGTTTTGGCCTTCCGTTTAGCGTATGGGTGTGATCTGCTAAAGGCTTTGCAGGCGATGGTAGAAGAAAATGATATCCGCTTTGGATGGTTACATTTCCTAGGGGGTGTCCAGAAAGCCAGGGTAGCTTACTACTTGCAGGATCGTAAAGAATTTGTTACTCTGAGTTTAGAGGAACCTATGGAGATCTTATCTGGATCGGGTAATATAAGTTTGCGTGATGGTAAACCTTTTGTTCATGCGCATGTAACTTTTATGGATAAAGAGGGGAAAGCGTGGGGAGGCCACCTGGTAGAGGGTACGGTGGTCTTCGCCGGTGAAGTGTTCATCCAGGAGTTGCTTTTACCGGCACCGCCCGAGAGGGTGTATGATGAGGTTACGGGCCTATCCCTTTGGGTGTAA
- a CDS encoding bifunctional nuclease family protein: MLIPVKVKQIVLDQSMSPVVLLVDQEESQVLPIWVGPFEAQAIAMALQGILTPRPMTHDLLRSLCESLGAKVERVLVQDIRDGTYYAELYLNHQGKEVVVDARPSDAIALALRTNAPLYITEKVAAYTLSIEDLMGDEQSEGMQDLFQPKPDIDKKSLH; encoded by the coding sequence ATGCTTATACCTGTCAAGGTAAAGCAGATTGTCCTGGACCAAAGCATGAGCCCAGTGGTGTTACTGGTGGACCAGGAGGAATCCCAAGTCCTCCCCATCTGGGTAGGTCCCTTTGAGGCCCAGGCTATTGCCATGGCCTTGCAGGGGATCCTAACCCCACGGCCCATGACCCACGACCTGCTGCGGTCCCTCTGCGAGAGCCTGGGAGCCAAGGTGGAACGTGTGCTAGTCCAGGACATAAGGGATGGGACTTATTATGCTGAGCTCTACCTAAACCACCAGGGTAAAGAAGTAGTGGTAGATGCCCGGCCTAGCGATGCCATTGCCCTGGCTCTCCGGACAAACGCACCGTTATACATTACTGAAAAGGTAGCTGCTTATACTTTATCTATAGAAGACCTCATGGGGGACGAACAAAGTGAAGGTATGCAAGACCTGTTCCAGCCCAAGCCGGATATAGACAAGAAATCCTTACATTAA
- the miaB gene encoding tRNA (N6-isopentenyl adenosine(37)-C2)-methylthiotransferase MiaB produces MVNLKNLVGGNSPVKSYWIKVYGCQMNERDGEIIAGLLEEAGYYKAPAMEEADVIVLHTCCVREKAENKVYGRLGQLARLKSKKPDLVIAVGGCMTQQPGAAEKMREKAPHVDLIYGTHNLHELPQLLKKVEEERRPVAVIWEKEGPVVEGLPLRRAHGAKALVTISYGCNNFCTYCIVPYVRGRERSRRPEDIIEEIKALVADGVLEVMLLGQNVNSYGKDLEDGVDFGNLLERVNAIPGLQRIRYMTSHPRDFTLKLVETISRLDKVCEHVHLPVQAGSNRVLELMNRGYTREYYLELVKTLRQYIPGISITTDLIVGFPGETEDDFQDTLDLVEQVQFDNAFTFMFSPRKGTVAATLPGQLPLEVKKERLYRLMEVQNRISRVKNEALVGQELEVLVEGPSETDPEKLSGRTRTNKLVIFPGPEDLVGKLVKVKITQAQTFLLKGEVAS; encoded by the coding sequence ATGGTAAATTTAAAAAATCTAGTAGGAGGAAACTCTCCAGTGAAAAGCTACTGGATTAAGGTCTACGGTTGTCAAATGAATGAGAGGGATGGCGAGATTATCGCTGGCCTTTTGGAAGAGGCTGGCTACTACAAGGCACCGGCCATGGAAGAGGCTGATGTTATTGTTTTGCATACATGCTGTGTACGCGAGAAGGCCGAAAACAAGGTATATGGTCGCTTGGGGCAGCTGGCCCGCCTTAAAAGTAAAAAGCCAGATTTGGTTATTGCGGTAGGAGGGTGTATGACCCAGCAACCCGGTGCCGCTGAAAAAATGAGGGAAAAGGCACCCCATGTAGATTTAATATATGGTACCCATAACCTCCATGAGCTACCCCAGCTTCTTAAGAAAGTAGAAGAAGAGCGAAGGCCTGTGGCCGTTATATGGGAAAAAGAAGGGCCTGTAGTAGAAGGGTTACCCCTTCGTCGCGCTCACGGGGCCAAGGCCCTGGTGACCATTAGTTACGGCTGTAACAATTTTTGCACTTATTGTATTGTGCCTTATGTGCGGGGGCGGGAGCGTAGCCGGAGGCCAGAAGATATAATAGAAGAGATTAAAGCCTTGGTAGCCGACGGGGTCTTGGAGGTAATGCTCCTGGGCCAGAACGTTAACTCCTATGGTAAGGATCTGGAAGACGGTGTTGACTTCGGTAATCTTTTAGAAAGAGTCAATGCTATTCCAGGCCTCCAGAGGATACGTTATATGACTTCTCATCCCCGCGATTTTACCCTTAAGTTGGTGGAAACCATTAGCCGGCTGGACAAGGTTTGTGAACATGTTCATCTCCCTGTCCAAGCCGGGAGCAATCGAGTCTTGGAACTTATGAATCGCGGGTATACCCGGGAGTATTACCTGGAATTGGTAAAGACCTTACGCCAGTATATACCTGGAATAAGCATAACCACGGATCTCATCGTAGGCTTCCCTGGGGAAACAGAAGACGATTTTCAGGACACCTTAGACCTGGTGGAACAAGTACAGTTTGATAACGCCTTTACCTTTATGTTTTCTCCCCGGAAGGGAACAGTAGCTGCTACTTTACCTGGGCAGTTGCCCCTAGAAGTAAAGAAGGAGCGCCTCTATAGGCTGATGGAGGTCCAGAACAGGATAAGCCGGGTCAAAAATGAAGCTTTGGTAGGCCAAGAGTTGGAAGTTTTAGTGGAAGGCCCCAGCGAAACGGATCCCGAGAAGTTAAGCGGGCGTACCCGGACTAACAAGTTGGTGATTTTTCCAGGGCCAGAAGATCTGGTGGGGAAACTCGTCAAGGTAAAAATCACCCAAGCCCAAACCTTCCTCCTTAAAGGGGAAGTTGCGTCATGA